A region from the Oceanispirochaeta sp. M1 genome encodes:
- a CDS encoding phage portal protein has product MSEKRWGRNLRKIFKVLSFTEFMGLDDPFEREPSETVSDPYRSHSWVNICINILIRNVGRAPFLITRNGEEVTTGRIFSLFRDVNPGMNRCDLWKETAAWWFLEGEAFWFFGDDYSAGIPHEIYVLNPRKMRAYLHLGKVVRWFYSTDQGEIPLLPDELIHFRAWNPWNPHRGVSPLIALSDEINQDVRSNKSISKLLKNNSVPEGILKTDQVLREEEADKLERRWETSYGRNKKARSIAVLGKGTSFQALTVTPAALKSFDLKRWNLYTILASYGIPPRVANIQDQHSSLSGSDTANQHGAFWRFTVIPLLKNFEEILETQFFTRFGLIERGQFDTSRIPELQESEDEKSKRDIREIEAGLKTINDVLKERGLEPKPWGDEWHRNTPSDEKNKKSLEILEAAEHISQLMRAEGGLSTNNKQTITKDRL; this is encoded by the coding sequence ATGAGTGAAAAGCGGTGGGGTCGGAACCTCAGAAAAATATTTAAAGTGCTCTCCTTTACCGAATTCATGGGTCTGGATGATCCATTTGAGCGGGAGCCGTCTGAGACAGTTAGCGATCCCTACCGCTCTCACTCCTGGGTCAACATCTGCATCAATATCCTGATCCGGAATGTGGGCAGAGCCCCCTTCCTGATCACCAGAAACGGAGAAGAAGTCACTACCGGCCGAATCTTCTCCCTCTTCCGTGATGTGAATCCCGGAATGAACCGCTGTGATCTCTGGAAAGAGACCGCCGCCTGGTGGTTTCTGGAAGGTGAAGCCTTCTGGTTCTTCGGTGATGATTACTCAGCCGGTATCCCCCATGAAATATACGTCCTCAATCCCCGGAAGATGAGGGCTTATTTACACCTTGGTAAAGTTGTTCGCTGGTTCTACTCCACCGATCAGGGAGAGATTCCCCTCCTTCCGGATGAGCTGATTCATTTCAGGGCATGGAATCCCTGGAATCCTCATAGAGGCGTCTCTCCCTTGATCGCCCTCTCCGATGAAATCAACCAGGATGTGAGAAGCAACAAGAGCATCAGTAAGCTCTTAAAGAACAACTCTGTCCCAGAAGGGATTCTAAAAACAGACCAGGTTCTCCGGGAAGAAGAAGCAGATAAACTGGAACGCCGCTGGGAAACCAGCTATGGCCGCAACAAAAAAGCCCGCTCCATTGCCGTCCTGGGCAAAGGGACCTCATTTCAGGCTCTTACCGTCACCCCTGCCGCCCTCAAGTCTTTTGATCTGAAACGCTGGAACCTCTATACGATCCTTGCCAGCTACGGCATCCCTCCCCGGGTCGCTAATATCCAGGATCAGCACAGCTCTCTCTCGGGCAGTGATACGGCCAACCAGCACGGAGCCTTCTGGAGGTTCACCGTCATTCCACTCTTAAAGAACTTCGAAGAGATTCTGGAAACTCAGTTTTTTACCCGCTTCGGTCTTATAGAGCGCGGACAGTTCGATACAAGCAGGATTCCCGAGCTCCAGGAATCGGAAGATGAGAAGAGCAAACGGGATATCAGGGAGATCGAAGCCGGTCTTAAAACCATAAATGATGTTCTCAAAGAGAGAGGCCTGGAACCCAAACCCTGGGGGGATGAATGGCACCGGAATACTCCCTCTGATGAAAAAAATAAAAAAAGTTTAGAAATCCTTGAAGCAGCAGAACATATATCTCAGTTGATGAGAGCAGAGGGTGGTTTATCAACCAATAATAAACAGACGATTACCAAGGACCGTCTTTGA
- a CDS encoding response regulator transcription factor, protein MNNKTILVSSRDAFTGSLLVDIVEKEHIGKICSYCSDGPTTLQNIERFRPHFILLDLFLPGMNGISILKEIKELLTNPQILCYCRKMNKMLGVKAAKYGATALIDYTSNREEFRSRIERTSRGIKSYPCDIQELLDENDYEIYPQKYTEITTRQTQIIEQLSLGKSNMEIASTLGITVKTVEWHKNIVREKFGLASMAEIVHFAIRNGIIEREEGICM, encoded by the coding sequence TTGAACAACAAAACCATACTTGTCAGCAGCAGGGATGCCTTCACGGGATCCTTGCTTGTAGACATTGTGGAAAAAGAACACATAGGCAAAATATGCTCCTATTGCTCAGACGGCCCCACTACGCTCCAAAATATTGAAAGATTCCGCCCCCACTTCATATTACTGGATCTCTTCCTCCCTGGAATGAACGGGATCAGCATTCTCAAGGAAATAAAGGAGCTGCTAACAAATCCTCAGATTCTCTGTTATTGCCGGAAGATGAACAAAATGCTGGGAGTCAAAGCAGCCAAGTATGGTGCAACAGCTCTTATCGATTACACATCAAACAGAGAAGAGTTCCGCAGCAGAATTGAAAGAACTTCACGCGGAATCAAATCCTACCCCTGCGATATCCAGGAACTTCTGGATGAAAACGACTATGAAATATATCCCCAGAAATACACTGAAATCACCACAAGACAGACCCAGATCATAGAACAATTAAGCCTTGGCAAAAGCAATATGGAGATAGCTTCCACTCTGGGAATAACAGTTAAAACAGTTGAGTGGCATAAAAATATTGTTAGAGAAAAATTTGGTCTTGCCAGCATGGCTGAAATTGTCCACTTCGCCATCAGGAACGGAATCATAGAGAGGGAGGAAGGAATATGTATGTAA
- a CDS encoding phage major capsid protein: protein MKRIESDGFPDEKVAKQYFQEKEEILEAMTEALSKMNEDHGQEIEALKGTIKILKDSVKGATASSKILSREEFCFNLGKTIAGVWRNNQKILGELSALPNFKKESWVNPKDLAWETGKGWVGKDAVGTPMGDMASNEQYLINPIYENQIMTDARKQSVMMSLVSNRPMAGPSLFLPQRDRGGILLNWLTSYGQQITDSKPSMGQRVELKAYTLAGFIPWYDEFEEDIYADLGQMFIEEFTDAYGQEFDKQCLIAKEAPFTGAMSCTGILSHYIKSASPYGLSYLDFREAVLKVPAEERRQCRWFLHESILSRVTSLQDSDGRPVWRGPTDGKPGLLDGYPYQECDMMPQGSEIKKNEPFAIFMNPKRIQHGNRKGLELKKFDGTTESLQYGEIFLRFRKRDGFLVTRPEKNMVVMKCKG, encoded by the coding sequence ATGAAGCGGATCGAGTCGGACGGCTTCCCCGATGAGAAGGTAGCCAAACAATACTTCCAGGAGAAGGAAGAGATCCTTGAGGCCATGACTGAAGCCCTCTCTAAAATGAACGAGGACCACGGCCAGGAGATCGAGGCCCTGAAGGGAACAATCAAGATCTTAAAGGACTCTGTGAAAGGCGCCACTGCCTCCAGCAAGATTCTCAGCCGAGAAGAGTTCTGTTTCAATCTGGGCAAGACCATTGCCGGTGTCTGGCGAAACAACCAGAAGATCCTGGGCGAACTGAGCGCCCTCCCCAACTTCAAGAAGGAGAGCTGGGTGAATCCTAAGGATCTTGCCTGGGAAACCGGCAAGGGCTGGGTCGGCAAGGATGCCGTGGGTACCCCCATGGGTGACATGGCCAGTAACGAACAGTATCTGATCAATCCCATCTACGAGAATCAGATCATGACTGACGCCCGCAAACAGAGCGTCATGATGAGCCTTGTAAGTAACCGTCCCATGGCTGGCCCCTCCCTCTTCCTTCCCCAGCGGGACAGAGGCGGTATCCTCCTAAACTGGCTCACCAGCTACGGCCAGCAGATCACCGACAGTAAACCCTCCATGGGTCAGCGGGTGGAACTCAAGGCCTACACCCTGGCCGGATTCATCCCCTGGTATGACGAGTTCGAAGAAGACATCTACGCCGACCTGGGACAGATGTTTATCGAAGAGTTCACCGACGCCTACGGCCAGGAATTCGACAAGCAGTGCCTTATCGCCAAGGAAGCCCCCTTTACCGGCGCCATGTCCTGCACTGGAATCCTCAGTCACTACATCAAGAGTGCTTCTCCCTACGGCCTCTCCTACCTGGATTTCAGAGAAGCCGTCCTCAAGGTCCCCGCCGAGGAGAGACGGCAGTGCCGCTGGTTTCTCCATGAATCCATCCTCAGCCGAGTCACCTCCCTGCAGGACTCAGATGGACGCCCCGTCTGGCGCGGACCCACAGATGGAAAACCCGGACTCCTGGACGGATATCCCTACCAGGAATGCGACATGATGCCCCAGGGCAGCGAGATCAAGAAGAACGAACCCTTCGCCATCTTTATGAATCCCAAGCGGATACAGCACGGCAATCGGAAAGGCCTGGAACTGAAGAAGTTTGACGGCACCACCGAAAGCCTCCAGTACGGAGAAATCTTTCTCCGCTTCCGTAAGAGAGACGGATTCCTGGTCACCCGCCCTGAGAAAAATATGGTTGTCATGAAGTGTAAGGGTTAA
- a CDS encoding C39 family peptidase — protein sequence MVVNYSKDSEYHSQRNNRLIPHSSCNATSMIMALKQAGVRLPFPGRYQPEDYLTLFLQSDQAKDKMKDLAPWALDPKSEKQLYPPQEVHIVMEWAVNTLLNKEIVKFSTETPLQQIINHIDNRKGVVLSGRFPLNNTTIDHMVSLAGYMKHQNSISYLLIDDPYGDYKTSYRSHRGNNIPIAFNEAKQVLKPVKNNQKKWAYLVG from the coding sequence ATGGTAGTCAATTATTCCAAGGACAGCGAATACCATAGCCAGAGGAATAATCGGCTTATCCCTCACTCCTCCTGCAATGCCACCAGCATGATCATGGCCCTCAAGCAGGCGGGAGTGAGACTCCCCTTCCCGGGCAGATACCAGCCGGAGGACTATCTCACCCTTTTTCTCCAATCCGATCAAGCTAAAGATAAAATGAAAGACCTCGCCCCCTGGGCCCTGGACCCCAAGTCAGAAAAACAGCTCTACCCGCCCCAGGAGGTTCACATCGTCATGGAATGGGCCGTAAATACCCTCTTAAACAAAGAAATTGTAAAATTCAGCACCGAAACACCCCTCCAGCAAATCATCAATCATATAGACAACAGAAAAGGTGTCGTCCTCTCCGGAAGGTTCCCCCTGAATAACACCACCATTGATCATATGGTCTCCCTGGCCGGCTATATGAAGCACCAGAACTCTATCTCCTACCTTTTAATAGATGATCCCTATGGGGACTACAAGACCTCCTATCGAAGCCACAGAGGCAATAATATCCCCATAGCCTTCAATGAAGCCAAGCAAGTACTCAAACCTGTAAAAAATAACCAAAAGAAATGGGCCTATTTAGTCGGCTGA
- the dgt gene encoding dGTP triphosphohydrolase yields the protein MKDLEGQTAGKTGFYKEEHKNRIIFVEEGYRCPYRRDYARLIHSPSFRRLQGKTQLFPGIESDFFRNRLTHSLEVAQVAKSIAQYLNHKNSINLNEDIVEFAGLAHDLGHPPFGHNGEKALDYCMKEHGGFEGNAQTIRILTRIEKKEKESESIHGIDDDGSDNRRGLNLTYRSIASTLKYDNEISVDSRSVKLISGVTKRLNDLLVKNSNKLLKNRTIVDVDGSILGSLKLEKGYYAEDRDVIHTIKEAIAGDKAFRDFRTIECDIMDIADDIAYSTYDLEDALKARFISPLDMVFVDNEIAEIISKKINSADIDVNEVRKILLFTFIDLFELDKDEILQNKEFTLTPQLYIDKIREVYKKAHYTGDDGYTRVVVSSKLVDSFINAIDIEINEENIALSKIRIDSYTKNQIEVLKHFTYETIINSSMLKVSENRGYDIVRQLFERISNNIELLPEDFQSVYKSVNHDQKKRVICDFIAGMTDRYAMEFHARLFSYNPESIFKPL from the coding sequence ATGAAGGACCTCGAAGGACAGACTGCAGGTAAAACTGGTTTCTATAAAGAAGAGCACAAGAATCGTATCATTTTTGTTGAAGAAGGGTATCGATGTCCTTATAGAAGGGATTATGCTCGATTAATACACTCTCCATCATTTCGTAGATTACAAGGTAAAACTCAACTTTTTCCAGGAATAGAATCTGATTTCTTTAGAAATAGACTCACTCATTCTCTTGAAGTTGCTCAAGTTGCAAAATCTATTGCACAGTATTTAAATCATAAAAACTCAATTAATCTAAATGAAGATATAGTAGAGTTTGCTGGTCTCGCTCACGATTTAGGACATCCTCCGTTTGGACATAATGGAGAGAAAGCTCTTGATTATTGTATGAAGGAGCATGGTGGTTTTGAAGGAAATGCACAAACCATTCGGATACTAACTAGAATTGAGAAAAAGGAAAAAGAGTCAGAATCTATTCATGGTATTGATGATGATGGTTCGGATAATCGAAGAGGATTAAATCTTACTTATCGCAGTATTGCTTCTACATTAAAATATGATAATGAAATTTCAGTAGACTCAAGAAGTGTTAAATTAATTTCTGGTGTTACAAAACGCTTAAATGATTTATTAGTTAAAAATAGCAATAAGTTACTCAAGAATAGAACCATAGTAGATGTGGATGGTTCTATTCTTGGATCTTTGAAATTAGAGAAAGGTTATTATGCTGAAGATCGAGATGTTATTCATACTATCAAAGAAGCAATTGCAGGGGATAAGGCATTTCGAGATTTTAGAACGATTGAATGTGATATCATGGATATTGCCGATGATATTGCATACTCAACTTATGATTTAGAGGATGCATTAAAAGCAAGATTTATCTCACCTTTAGATATGGTTTTTGTAGATAATGAAATAGCTGAAATTATTTCAAAAAAGATTAATTCCGCAGACATTGATGTAAACGAAGTTCGAAAAATACTTTTATTCACTTTTATCGATTTGTTTGAGCTTGATAAGGATGAAATACTACAAAATAAAGAATTCACTCTTACTCCCCAATTATATATTGATAAAATAAGGGAAGTATATAAGAAAGCTCACTATACAGGTGATGATGGTTATACAAGAGTTGTTGTATCATCAAAGCTTGTTGATTCGTTTATTAATGCAATTGATATTGAGATTAATGAAGAGAATATAGCTTTGTCAAAGATTAGAATTGATAGTTATACAAAGAATCAAATTGAAGTATTGAAACATTTTACTTACGAAACGATTATCAATTCTTCAATGTTAAAGGTTTCTGAAAATAGAGGTTATGATATAGTAAGACAGCTATTTGAAAGAATCTCAAATAATATTGAACTACTTCCAGAAGATTTTCAATCTGTATATAAATCAGTAAATCATGACCAAAAAAAGAGAGTAATTTGCGATTTTATTGCAGGGATGACAGATCGATATGCAATGGAATTTCATGCTAGGCTTTTTTCATATAATCCAGAATCAATATTTAAACCTTTATAA
- a CDS encoding helix-turn-helix domain-containing protein, producing the protein MNEYKMELSITCATGDADHFYNTVLMIAKGFEIGVLESKLGSINPGTQTPALSPVPELRKKKSLTILETSEYLNLSKATLYKYTSEARIPHYKIGSRILFNVAELDEWLEDRKVKSHG; encoded by the coding sequence ATGAATGAATATAAAATGGAATTGTCTATAACCTGTGCCACCGGAGATGCAGATCATTTCTACAACACAGTCCTAATGATTGCCAAAGGATTTGAAATAGGAGTACTGGAGAGTAAACTTGGTTCAATAAATCCTGGAACTCAAACACCTGCTCTCTCTCCGGTTCCTGAGTTAAGAAAGAAGAAATCCCTAACTATTCTGGAAACCTCTGAATACTTAAATCTTTCAAAAGCTACTCTCTACAAATATACTTCTGAAGCAAGAATCCCTCATTATAAAATAGGTAGCCGGATACTCTTCAATGTTGCAGAGCTTGATGAATGGCTTGAGGATAGAAAGGTAAAAAGTCATGGCTGA
- a CDS encoding DUF4365 domain-containing protein, with product MSFAKRKTESQVTGERAVEIVKEKLPSEWTIRELNPDYGIDLEIEPFEEIKIDQVGHYQTLGEHLYIQVKGTKSIVKRTIPIHERSNVERLPIPERVLPQTKYGELEVLTFNLEMSEIFTIHRMGSGVPVLLFLVDIVSENIYFICINDYIDKILLPEFGLDVFDQGSKTIYIPIENMIDNSSTSHSPIKWYAKRAKYYSAFLKFSYQKTNLEYSISYFDEAKYQATKLLMLDIWYQENEWRPINSLYSDLKTLAETGTLNKFNGNYSDDDCIWEIPELGNRLYSRQGFDIFTSIKMLWNQLSNLGAVYEDTCREWNLPSYMGMVTAGK from the coding sequence ATGAGCTTTGCAAAAAGAAAAACTGAATCTCAAGTTACAGGAGAAAGAGCGGTTGAGATTGTAAAAGAGAAGTTACCATCAGAATGGACTATAAGAGAGTTAAATCCTGATTATGGTATTGATTTAGAGATTGAACCTTTTGAAGAGATAAAAATTGATCAAGTCGGTCACTATCAAACATTGGGAGAGCATCTATACATTCAAGTAAAGGGAACCAAATCCATAGTCAAAAGAACAATCCCAATTCATGAACGGTCTAATGTTGAAAGACTACCAATTCCTGAGAGAGTTCTTCCTCAAACGAAATATGGAGAACTAGAAGTCCTAACTTTTAATTTAGAGATGTCTGAAATTTTCACTATACACAGAATGGGTTCAGGAGTTCCTGTATTGCTATTCCTAGTTGATATTGTTTCCGAAAATATCTATTTTATCTGCATTAATGATTACATTGATAAAATACTGTTACCAGAATTTGGCCTAGATGTCTTTGACCAAGGAAGTAAGACAATATACATACCAATAGAGAATATGATTGACAATTCTTCAACATCTCATTCTCCAATAAAATGGTATGCCAAAAGAGCAAAATACTATTCAGCATTTCTTAAATTTTCTTATCAGAAGACAAACCTTGAATACAGTATAAGTTATTTTGATGAGGCAAAATATCAAGCAACAAAACTGCTGATGCTTGATATCTGGTATCAAGAAAACGAATGGAGACCCATTAATTCATTATATTCTGATCTCAAAACTCTAGCAGAAACAGGTACATTGAACAAATTCAATGGTAATTATTCAGATGATGATTGTATATGGGAGATCCCTGAATTAGGTAATAGACTATACTCCCGGCAAGGATTTGATATTTTTACTAGTATTAAAATGCTGTGGAACCAACTTAGTAACCTTGGTGCTGTATATGAAGACACTTGTAGAGAATGGAACTTACCTTCTTATATGGGCATGGTTACAGCTGGAAAGTAA
- a CDS encoding lamin tail domain-containing protein yields the protein MKRLLLLHSLLILFLLSCNTGTTDAGENKEDSLSDENTTSELVLASWNIRILSDASRNDFELQKIADIINRYDFVAVQEVRDTIVLSRLNDMLTGWDYIVSEAVGNTVTERYAYFYKTDLVSPLGTPYIYNDPNNEFIREPYVAHFKSGEFDFTAITIHIIYGDTVANRRAEVSILDEVVTNVDSANGSEQDVLLMGDFNLPPDDNAWDISSHASLVPASTMTTITDTSSYDNFWIDTLDTIECDDSIFVYNFDDGFIDDDTASLEVSDHRPISTVFDTTIDDDGVGDWNTTTGDTSDGSSTATDGNVQILSVVVEPTESEAVTIKNYSTWDVDLSAWTIGDLNNPDSYGIINGTIISAGASITYSTQLNFGINNTGETIYLKNSGVVKDTWNN from the coding sequence ATGAAAAGACTGTTATTGCTCCACTCCTTATTAATCTTATTTCTGCTCTCTTGTAATACTGGTACAACTGATGCTGGAGAAAATAAGGAAGATTCATTATCTGATGAGAATACAACATCAGAACTTGTTTTAGCTTCTTGGAACATAAGGATTCTATCAGATGCTTCAAGAAATGATTTTGAACTTCAAAAAATTGCAGATATTATAAACAGATATGACTTTGTAGCAGTCCAGGAAGTAAGAGATACAATAGTATTAAGCCGGTTAAATGACATGCTAACTGGTTGGGACTATATTGTTTCAGAGGCTGTTGGGAATACTGTCACAGAGAGATATGCCTACTTCTACAAAACTGATTTAGTCTCCCCTCTTGGAACTCCATATATTTATAACGATCCAAATAATGAGTTTATCAGAGAACCATATGTTGCACATTTTAAATCTGGTGAGTTTGATTTTACAGCTATAACAATTCATATAATTTATGGAGATACAGTAGCAAACAGAAGAGCCGAAGTATCCATCCTTGATGAAGTTGTTACTAATGTTGATTCTGCAAATGGATCAGAACAAGATGTTTTGCTTATGGGTGATTTCAACCTTCCTCCAGATGATAATGCCTGGGATATATCAAGCCATGCTTCATTAGTTCCAGCATCCACAATGACTACAATCACAGATACAAGTAGCTACGATAATTTCTGGATTGATACTCTGGATACAATTGAGTGTGATGACTCCATTTTTGTATATAACTTTGATGATGGATTTATTGATGATGATACAGCCAGTCTTGAAGTCTCTGATCACCGACCTATTTCGACTGTCTTCGATACTACAATAGATGATGATGGAGTAGGAGATTGGAATACAACGACTGGTGATACATCTGATGGGAGTTCTACTGCCACAGATGGAAATGTTCAAATCCTTTCAGTGGTAGTTGAACCAACAGAAAGTGAAGCTGTAACAATTAAGAATTATTCAACATGGGATGTTGATTTATCAGCATGGACTATAGGTGATTTGAATAACCCTGATTCATATGGGATTATTAATGGAACCATAATATCTGCGGGAGCTTCAATTACATATAGTACTCAGTTGAACTTTGGAATCAATAACACCGGAGAAACGATCTATTTGAAGAATAGTGGAGTGGTGAAAGATACTTGGAATAATTAG